Proteins found in one Geomonas subterranea genomic segment:
- a CDS encoding SRPBCC family protein has product MESSETEHSQSREWRREKRVNVGPTERKASVIGGAALAMSGLRCISKQNYASGLAMMLAGGMFLYRGQTGHCGIYDAMGVDTVHTRNSALTIEKAVTIGLPPQEVYEFWRNLENLPRFMRHLESVQVTGVRTSHWKAVGPGGISAEWDAEMMEDTPGQQISWHSVGEADVPNKGSVEFKEAPGHRGTEVKVTIDYYPPGGGAGRAAAKLAQGINAQQLEEDLKRLKQILELGEETTARRTVE; this is encoded by the coding sequence ATGGAATCGAGTGAAACCGAGCACAGCCAATCGAGAGAATGGCGAAGGGAAAAGCGGGTGAACGTGGGCCCCACGGAGCGGAAAGCGTCCGTCATCGGCGGCGCCGCCCTGGCGATGTCGGGGCTCAGATGCATAAGCAAGCAGAACTACGCCTCGGGCTTGGCCATGATGCTGGCGGGGGGGATGTTCCTCTACCGGGGCCAGACCGGGCATTGCGGCATCTACGACGCGATGGGGGTCGACACCGTGCACACACGCAACTCAGCCTTGACCATAGAAAAGGCGGTCACCATCGGCCTGCCGCCGCAGGAGGTTTATGAATTCTGGCGCAACCTGGAGAACCTGCCGCGCTTCATGAGACACCTGGAGTCGGTGCAGGTGACCGGCGTGCGGACCTCCCACTGGAAGGCGGTCGGCCCGGGCGGCATCAGCGCCGAGTGGGACGCGGAGATGATGGAGGACACGCCGGGCCAGCAGATCAGCTGGCATTCGGTGGGTGAGGCGGACGTCCCCAACAAGGGGAGCGTCGAGTTCAAGGAGGCACCGGGACACCGGGGGACCGAGGTGAAGGTGACCATCGATTACTATCCTCCCGGCGGCGGCGCGGGGCGGGCAGCAGCGAAGCTCGCCCAAGGGATCAACGCCCAGCAGCTCGAGGAGGACCTGAAAAGGCTCAAGCAGATCCTGGAGCTTGGCGAGGAAACGACGGCACGGCGGACGGTCGAATAA
- a CDS encoding response regulator, whose protein sequence is MQEAEILLVEDNSNCEELALRALKKAGYDNVVVARDGAEALGMLLGEGTWGQHHEPNFVLLDMKLPKIDGVGVLQRLRSDERTRGLKVFALSSSEDPKDLEQCRSLGVLAVLPKPLNPELLKRWLH, encoded by the coding sequence ATGCAAGAAGCTGAGATTTTGTTGGTCGAAGATAACAGCAATTGCGAAGAACTCGCCTTGCGGGCCTTGAAGAAGGCGGGCTATGACAATGTCGTGGTTGCGCGCGACGGGGCTGAAGCGTTGGGGATGCTGCTGGGAGAGGGGACGTGGGGGCAGCACCATGAGCCCAACTTCGTGCTGCTGGACATGAAACTCCCCAAGATCGACGGGGTGGGGGTGCTGCAGCGGCTGCGCAGCGACGAGCGGACCAGGGGCCTCAAGGTCTTCGCGCTCTCCTCATCGGAAGATCCCAAGGATCTCGAACAGTGCAGGAGCCTTGGCGTACTGGCCGTCTTGCCGAAACCGCTCAACCCGGAGCTGTTGAAGCGGTGGCTGCACTGA
- a CDS encoding CHRD domain-containing protein — protein sequence MRKWLMSIVVMAVLAALPAGAEQRIFRAKLSGQDEVPAVKTPARGDLKMIYTDGEMSYELDVSRITSPTAAHIHRGTPEQNGPPLVGLFGGPAKMGSFKGILSQGLITNENLIGELEGKTVEDLVRIIDSGEAYVDVPTATYPMGEIRGQIK from the coding sequence ATGAGGAAATGGCTGATGTCGATCGTGGTTATGGCCGTGCTGGCTGCCCTGCCAGCGGGGGCGGAGCAGCGGATCTTTCGGGCGAAGCTTTCCGGTCAGGATGAGGTCCCTGCGGTGAAGACGCCGGCCCGTGGGGATCTCAAGATGATCTACACGGATGGCGAGATGAGTTACGAGCTCGACGTCAGCAGGATTACGAGTCCCACTGCGGCGCACATCCACCGCGGCACGCCGGAACAAAACGGTCCGCCCTTAGTGGGGCTTTTTGGTGGGCCGGCCAAGATGGGGAGTTTCAAGGGGATACTTTCGCAGGGGCTGATAACCAATGAGAACCTGATCGGGGAACTGGAGGGGAAAACCGTCGAAGACCTGGTACGGATCATTGACTCCGGTGAGGCCTATGTCGACGTGCCGACGGCGACCTACCCCATGGGCGAGATCAGGGGGCAGATCAAGTAA
- a CDS encoding SDR family NAD(P)-dependent oxidoreductase — protein sequence MKSADRRNTLALGMLGAGAAFFLWSLRRSARRIDFLGKTVLIAGGSRGLGLEIARQLVKEGARLVLLARRPDELERARAELARSGGDVITFPCDVGVRQQVEEAVAAMIELRGRIDVLINVAGVIQVAPFENLELKDFQESMDVHAWGPYHLIRAVAPHMQRRKSGRIVNVSSIGGLVAVPHLLAYTMGKFALTGLSDGFRAELAKDGIHVTTVAPGLMRTGSHVNANFKGQHKKEFAWFAISGANPALSTAAPAAARQIIEACRYGKARLIINWPARLLYAANALFPEAASFATGIAARMLPGPAAPADNEQHPGWESRSNLAPSFLTRPSDRAIEANNEQPADSPYMARGHRRRQ from the coding sequence ATGAAATCTGCCGACCGACGCAATACGCTGGCCCTGGGCATGTTGGGAGCCGGGGCCGCTTTTTTCCTCTGGAGCCTGCGCCGCAGCGCGCGCCGCATCGACTTTCTCGGCAAGACGGTGCTCATCGCGGGAGGATCACGGGGACTCGGGCTGGAGATAGCCCGCCAGTTGGTCAAGGAAGGGGCGAGGCTGGTCCTGTTGGCGCGCCGGCCCGACGAGCTGGAACGTGCCCGCGCCGAACTGGCGCGCTCGGGCGGCGACGTGATCACCTTCCCGTGTGACGTCGGGGTGCGCCAGCAGGTCGAGGAGGCGGTGGCCGCGATGATCGAGCTCCGTGGCAGGATCGACGTGCTGATCAACGTGGCCGGCGTGATCCAGGTGGCACCGTTCGAGAACCTCGAGTTGAAGGACTTCCAGGAGTCGATGGATGTCCACGCCTGGGGCCCCTACCACCTGATCCGCGCCGTTGCCCCGCACATGCAGCGGCGCAAGAGCGGCCGCATCGTCAATGTCTCCTCCATTGGCGGGCTGGTGGCCGTGCCGCACCTTCTGGCCTACACCATGGGGAAGTTCGCGCTCACCGGCCTCTCCGACGGCTTCCGGGCCGAGCTCGCGAAGGACGGCATCCATGTCACCACCGTCGCTCCGGGTTTGATGCGCACCGGTTCCCACGTCAATGCCAACTTCAAGGGACAGCACAAGAAGGAGTTCGCCTGGTTCGCCATCTCGGGCGCCAACCCCGCGCTCTCCACGGCGGCGCCGGCCGCCGCGCGCCAGATCATCGAGGCATGCCGGTACGGCAAAGCCCGCCTCATCATCAATTGGCCGGCGCGCCTTCTGTACGCCGCCAACGCCCTGTTCCCGGAAGCCGCCTCTTTCGCCACCGGCATCGCGGCAAGGATGCTCCCCGGTCCGGCGGCGCCCGCCGACAACGAGCAGCATCCAGGCTGGGAGAGCCGCTCCAATCTGGCACCGTCCTTCCTCACCCGCCCCAGCGACCGGGCCATCGAGGCGAACAACGAGCAGCCTGCAGATTCCCCATACATGGCAAGGGGCCACCGCAGGAGACAATGA
- a CDS encoding Ku protein, translating to MRAMWSGSISFGLVNIPVKLYSGSQSNSLDLDMLRKNDLCPIKYLRVCKTDNKEVPYEEIVKGYEYSDGEYIVLTDKDFESASLEKTHLIDIVNFIDEKEIDARYFEKPYYLEPDKSGPKAYALLREALKRSGKVGVAYYVLRNRGSLGIVRPLDNLLILNQIRYSEEVRDATDLKLPGNEQVREQEVALALTLIEQLTVKFDPAQYKDQYIDDLKRLIEEKAQGRQPVTAKAPPPPKVADMMALLKESLKQKRKEAA from the coding sequence ATGAGAGCCATGTGGTCCGGTTCGATAAGCTTCGGCTTGGTGAATATCCCGGTGAAACTTTACAGCGGCTCGCAGAGCAACTCGCTCGATCTTGATATGCTGCGCAAGAACGATCTCTGCCCGATCAAGTACCTGCGGGTCTGCAAGACCGACAACAAGGAAGTTCCCTACGAGGAGATCGTGAAGGGATACGAGTACAGCGACGGCGAGTACATCGTGCTCACCGACAAGGACTTCGAGAGCGCGAGCCTTGAGAAGACCCACCTCATCGACATCGTCAACTTCATCGATGAGAAGGAGATCGACGCCCGCTATTTCGAGAAGCCTTACTACCTCGAGCCGGACAAGAGCGGGCCGAAGGCGTACGCGCTGCTCAGGGAGGCCCTGAAGCGGTCGGGGAAGGTGGGGGTCGCCTACTACGTCCTGAGAAACCGCGGCAGCCTCGGCATCGTCCGCCCCCTGGACAACCTGCTTATATTGAATCAGATCAGGTATTCCGAAGAGGTCCGTGACGCCACCGACCTGAAGCTGCCCGGCAACGAGCAGGTGCGTGAGCAGGAAGTAGCCCTGGCGCTTACCCTGATCGAACAGCTGACCGTGAAGTTCGACCCGGCGCAATACAAGGACCAGTACATCGACGACCTGAAGCGGCTGATCGAAGAGAAGGCGCAAGGGCGCCAGCCCGTAACGGCCAAAGCGCCGCCTCCCCCAAAGGTGGCCGACATGATGGCCCTTTTGAAGGAGAGCCTGAAGCAAAAACGCAAAGAGGCGGCATGA
- a CDS encoding DUF6496 domain-containing protein, whose protein sequence is MANKYGKKAQETVHEVMDKFKKGELKSGGSGKKVTDRKQAVAIGLSEAREKGAKVPEPPKKK, encoded by the coding sequence ATGGCCAACAAGTACGGGAAGAAAGCGCAGGAAACGGTGCACGAGGTTATGGACAAGTTCAAAAAGGGGGAATTGAAAAGCGGTGGCAGCGGCAAAAAGGTAACCGACCGCAAACAGGCCGTAGCCATCGGTCTTTCGGAGGCGCGCGAGAAGGGAGCCAAGGTGCCTGAGCCTCCGAAGAAGAAGTAA
- a CDS encoding HDOD domain-containing protein, whose translation MNQQTSIVDVIKARLAEGSLSIPVFHVVALRLQQALARPNFDIKEVHQLLNADPGIATGVLRAANSAFYAGLTKVSTIREAIIRLGANDVATLAMVTTQQDLYRSNDTRYNAIMQTLWKHAFCCAVGSKWLAQKVGFAAQAQEAFLGGLLHDLGKLFLLKCMEEVCREQHFNGVTSQAVLREVLTTLHVEQGYQLMVQWQMPQVYCDIVASHQQERWDQGNVLLAMVRLANLACRKLGIGMNRDPAVLLFASGEAQVLGLKETTLAELEIVIEDALTVPMSAD comes from the coding sequence ATGAACCAGCAAACCTCGATCGTCGACGTGATCAAGGCGCGGCTTGCCGAGGGAAGCCTCAGCATCCCGGTGTTCCACGTGGTGGCGCTCAGGCTGCAGCAGGCGCTGGCCCGCCCGAACTTCGACATCAAGGAGGTGCACCAGCTCCTCAACGCCGACCCGGGCATCGCCACCGGCGTCCTCAGGGCGGCCAACTCCGCCTTCTACGCCGGCCTCACCAAGGTGAGCACCATCCGCGAAGCGATCATCAGGCTGGGCGCCAACGACGTGGCCACCCTTGCCATGGTCACGACGCAGCAGGACCTGTACCGCTCCAACGACACCCGGTACAACGCCATCATGCAGACGCTTTGGAAACATGCTTTCTGCTGCGCGGTGGGGAGCAAATGGCTGGCGCAAAAGGTGGGGTTCGCTGCACAGGCACAGGAGGCGTTTCTGGGAGGGCTGCTGCACGACCTGGGCAAACTCTTTCTCCTGAAGTGCATGGAGGAGGTGTGCCGCGAGCAGCATTTCAACGGGGTCACCAGCCAGGCGGTCTTGAGGGAGGTGCTCACCACGCTGCATGTTGAGCAGGGCTACCAGCTCATGGTGCAGTGGCAGATGCCGCAGGTGTACTGCGACATCGTGGCCAGTCACCAGCAGGAGCGATGGGACCAGGGGAACGTACTGCTGGCCATGGTGCGGCTCGCCAACCTCGCCTGCCGCAAGCTGGGCATCGGGATGAACCGCGACCCCGCGGTCCTGCTCTTCGCTTCGGGGGAGGCGCAGGTGCTGGGTCTCAAGGAGACCACCCTCGCGGAATTGGAAATCGTCATCGAGGACGCCCTGACCGTCCCCATGTCGGCGGATTAG
- a CDS encoding YihY/virulence factor BrkB family protein produces the protein MFSLRSYFKLGDTSYKDLAKQVYRKFSDEDCSEHAAAMAYYFLFASFPFLLFLTTLIGYLPIPHLMEYVLSNAAKFLPSEAFSLIESNIKSLFLNKKQGLLSIGILLALWASSNAIVSVMDAMNKLYDVKEGRPFWKVRLIAIGLVVGLSLLMLGAMVLLMFGVKIGNFIAALINFGAGFKVGFVIALVPITLFLLVLAIAVIYYFTPDVEHEWKWISPGAVVAIPCWIVMSFGFSYYINNFGSYDKTYGSIGAVIVLLLWLYLSGLIILAGAVINAVIEHNSAEGKEPGEKVEGEHAAERGTHSKEESQQKEKGKTARS, from the coding sequence ATGTTCTCACTGCGCAGTTACTTCAAGCTGGGTGACACCAGCTACAAGGACCTGGCCAAGCAGGTCTACCGCAAGTTCAGCGACGAGGACTGCTCCGAACACGCAGCCGCCATGGCCTACTACTTCCTGTTCGCATCATTCCCGTTCCTGCTCTTTCTGACCACGCTGATCGGCTATCTTCCCATCCCCCACCTCATGGAGTACGTGCTGTCCAACGCAGCGAAGTTCCTCCCATCCGAGGCGTTCTCCCTCATCGAGAGCAACATCAAGTCCCTGTTCCTGAACAAAAAGCAGGGACTGCTGTCGATCGGGATACTGCTGGCGCTCTGGGCATCGTCAAACGCCATAGTCTCGGTTATGGACGCCATGAACAAGCTCTACGACGTCAAGGAGGGGCGGCCGTTCTGGAAGGTGCGCCTGATCGCCATCGGACTGGTGGTGGGTCTCTCCCTGCTCATGTTGGGGGCGATGGTCCTGCTCATGTTCGGCGTGAAGATCGGAAACTTCATTGCCGCCCTGATCAACTTCGGCGCGGGCTTCAAGGTGGGCTTCGTGATCGCCCTGGTCCCCATCACCCTGTTCCTCCTGGTCCTCGCCATCGCCGTCATCTACTACTTCACCCCCGATGTCGAGCACGAATGGAAATGGATCAGTCCCGGCGCGGTCGTTGCCATCCCGTGCTGGATCGTCATGTCGTTTGGTTTTTCCTACTACATCAACAATTTCGGTTCCTACGACAAGACCTATGGCAGCATCGGCGCCGTCATCGTGCTCCTGTTATGGCTCTATCTGAGCGGGCTGATCATCCTGGCCGGAGCAGTGATCAACGCGGTCATCGAGCACAATTCGGCGGAGGGGAAGGAGCCTGGCGAGAAGGTGGAAGGGGAACATGCCGCGGAGCGCGGCACGCATTCCAAGGAGGAATCCCAGCAGAAGGAAAAGGGAAAAACAGCGAGATCTTAG
- a CDS encoding quinol:electron acceptor oxidoreductase subunit ActD, which translates to MAKNTAVFGIYRSRDSVEQAVESLRAADFRNTDISVLFSENVGTKDFAHEKHTKLPEGSTTGAGTGAVIGGALGWLSGIGALAIPGVGPFIAAGPIVAALAGVGAGGVIGGVAGALVGMGIPEYEAKRYEGRVKEGGILLSVHCDNADWKKRAIEILKQTGASDIGSEGESKADFASSDKPKPRGMA; encoded by the coding sequence ATGGCAAAGAACACGGCAGTTTTCGGCATCTACCGCAGCCGCGACAGTGTTGAACAGGCAGTCGAATCGCTGCGCGCGGCGGACTTCCGCAACACCGACATCTCGGTCCTCTTCTCAGAGAACGTCGGGACCAAGGATTTCGCCCACGAGAAACACACGAAGCTCCCGGAAGGCTCCACGACGGGCGCGGGCACAGGGGCGGTGATCGGCGGGGCTCTCGGGTGGCTGAGCGGCATCGGCGCACTGGCCATCCCGGGCGTCGGCCCCTTCATCGCGGCCGGGCCGATCGTCGCGGCTTTGGCAGGCGTGGGCGCGGGGGGCGTGATCGGCGGGGTCGCCGGGGCGCTCGTCGGGATGGGGATCCCGGAATACGAGGCCAAGCGCTATGAAGGGCGTGTCAAGGAAGGGGGGATCCTCCTTTCGGTGCACTGTGACAACGCCGACTGGAAAAAGCGCGCCATCGAGATCCTGAAACAGACCGGCGCCTCCGACATCGGCTCCGAGGGCGAGTCCAAGGCGGATTTCGCCAGCTCCGACAAACCCAAGCCGAGGGGTATGGCATAG
- a CDS encoding DUF3309 family protein codes for MRLILLLIVILLLVGSLPTWPYSAGWGYYPSGGLGLVLLILLILVLLGRI; via the coding sequence ATGAGGTTGATTCTGCTTTTGATCGTGATATTGCTGCTCGTCGGTTCACTCCCCACCTGGCCCTACAGCGCGGGGTGGGGTTACTACCCGAGCGGCGGCTTGGGGCTGGTCCTGTTGATCCTGCTGATCCTGGTGCTCTTGGGACGCATCTAG
- a CDS encoding hemerythrin domain-containing protein: MPTSQKSSESHGRAEMTIFDVLKQDHEKARYLFDKAEKAGKKEISSLQKLFSQLVEELELHMEGEERFFYSVLEQNEEMRDKVLQAFEEHQVAKTVLGTFQSLAVDDERWMAKLKVLGEIVEHHMQEEEREVFKLARKALGKEQQHEIALAFQRSKREGRKPSHGAPVEG; the protein is encoded by the coding sequence ATGCCGACAAGCCAGAAGAGCAGCGAGTCGCACGGCCGCGCGGAGATGACCATCTTCGACGTGCTGAAGCAGGATCACGAGAAGGCGCGTTACCTTTTCGACAAGGCGGAAAAGGCGGGCAAGAAGGAGATCTCATCGCTACAGAAGCTGTTCTCGCAATTGGTGGAAGAGCTCGAATTGCATATGGAAGGGGAGGAGCGGTTCTTCTACAGCGTTCTGGAACAGAACGAGGAGATGCGCGACAAGGTACTGCAGGCGTTCGAGGAACACCAGGTCGCAAAGACCGTGCTGGGGACCTTCCAATCCCTGGCTGTGGATGACGAACGCTGGATGGCGAAACTGAAGGTGCTCGGTGAGATCGTCGAGCACCACATGCAGGAGGAGGAGCGGGAGGTCTTCAAGCTGGCGAGGAAAGCCCTCGGCAAGGAGCAGCAGCACGAGATCGCCCTGGCCTTCCAAAGAAGCAAGCGGGAAGGACGCAAGCCGTCGCACGGAGCGCCGGTAGAGGGTTAG
- a CDS encoding AsmA family protein translates to MVERNEPVPGGTRRMPAVPKALLWIVGILISLVLIVFIASFFIDEPLRRTTERRMNQSLKGYKVRLPKLHFSLIGLSITLKGLTISQEAHPQPPVAEFPYLRASVQWREILSAKLVGDMRIEGPKIHVNLQQLKSEAASKVPMKQKGWQQAFEAIYPLKINLLKITDGSLTYIDEDPKRPLRLSHLSLSADNIRNIHLPDKVYPSDFRLETDIFGNGHGTVEGRANFLAEPTPAVKAAIELAKVPIAYFAQLAARSNVRIEGGVLSASGDVEYGRKVQTARLKKLAIQGVKLDYIHTAQTARAESRRAEKVKKAAKEVSNKPDLVLTIEHLSLTDANVGFINTYDGRRVRLFLSDANFYLDNFSNQFSKGPAKARLSGKFMGSGSTQATAAFRPEDKGPDLDLYLKIDNTQLVSLNDLLRSYGHFDVTAGTFSLVTELHVKNNRVNGYIKPFFKDMKVYDRRQDKNKGFFHRVYEMLVGGVAKLLENRPRDQVATKADISGPLQNPKTNTWQVVVELIRNAFIKAILPTFERNVDALGKHK, encoded by the coding sequence ATGGTTGAACGGAACGAACCGGTGCCGGGCGGCACCCGTCGCATGCCGGCAGTACCGAAGGCGCTGCTCTGGATCGTGGGGATACTGATCTCCCTGGTGCTGATCGTCTTCATCGCCAGCTTCTTCATCGACGAGCCGCTGCGACGGACCACCGAACGGCGGATGAACCAGAGCCTCAAGGGGTACAAGGTACGGCTCCCCAAACTGCACTTCAGCCTGATCGGTCTTTCCATCACCCTCAAGGGGTTGACCATTTCCCAGGAGGCCCACCCCCAGCCGCCGGTGGCGGAGTTTCCCTACCTGAGGGCCAGCGTCCAGTGGCGCGAGATCCTCTCCGCCAAGCTGGTCGGAGACATGCGGATCGAGGGGCCTAAGATCCACGTCAACCTCCAGCAGCTCAAAAGCGAGGCGGCGAGCAAGGTCCCCATGAAACAGAAGGGGTGGCAACAGGCGTTCGAGGCGATCTACCCCCTGAAGATCAACCTTTTGAAGATCACCGACGGAAGCCTCACCTATATCGATGAAGATCCCAAGCGGCCGCTCAGACTTAGCCACCTGAGCCTGTCGGCGGACAACATCCGCAACATACACCTGCCCGACAAGGTCTACCCGTCCGACTTCCGCCTTGAAACCGACATCTTCGGCAACGGACATGGCACCGTGGAGGGAAGGGCCAACTTCCTGGCGGAACCGACGCCCGCGGTGAAGGCCGCCATCGAGTTGGCCAAGGTCCCCATCGCATATTTCGCGCAGCTTGCCGCCCGCTCCAACGTCAGGATCGAGGGGGGCGTGCTGAGCGCGAGCGGCGACGTCGAGTACGGCCGCAAGGTGCAGACGGCGCGGCTCAAGAAGCTCGCCATCCAGGGCGTGAAGCTCGACTACATCCACACGGCGCAGACGGCCCGGGCGGAATCGAGAAGGGCGGAGAAAGTGAAGAAGGCGGCCAAGGAGGTGAGCAACAAGCCCGACCTGGTACTGACCATCGAGCATTTGAGCCTGACCGATGCCAACGTCGGCTTCATCAACACCTACGACGGCAGAAGGGTCCGCCTGTTCCTCTCCGATGCGAACTTCTACCTGGACAACTTCTCCAACCAGTTCTCCAAGGGACCGGCAAAGGCGAGGCTGTCGGGGAAATTCATGGGGAGCGGGAGTACCCAGGCGACGGCGGCCTTCCGGCCGGAGGACAAGGGTCCGGACCTCGATCTCTACCTGAAAATCGACAACACCCAGCTCGTCTCGCTCAACGACCTGCTCCGCAGCTACGGCCACTTCGACGTGACCGCCGGCACCTTTTCACTGGTCACCGAACTGCACGTGAAGAACAACAGGGTGAACGGGTACATCAAGCCCTTTTTCAAGGACATGAAGGTGTACGACCGGCGCCAGGACAAGAACAAGGGGTTCTTCCACAGGGTGTACGAGATGCTGGTGGGAGGGGTAGCCAAGCTGCTGGAGAACAGGCCCCGGGACCAGGTGGCGACCAAGGCGGACATCTCCGGCCCGCTGCAAAACCCGAAGACCAATACGTGGCAGGTCGTGGTGGAACTGATCCGCAACGCCTTCATCAAGGCCATTTTGCCCACCTTCGAGAGGAACGTCGACGCGCTCGGCAAACACAAGTGA
- a CDS encoding zinc-dependent alcohol dehydrogenase encodes MRAVCWHGKHDVRVDEVADPQIVSKGDVIVKVALTCICGSDLHLYNGYVPTMKKGDIMGHEFVGEIVEAGSGVTRFHVGDRVIVPFPISCGVCWYCKRELWSLCDNSNPNSWMLEHLYGDTGGGIFGYSHMYGGFSGGQAEYVRVPFADVGLEKIPDGVPYEQVVLLTDVCPTGYQAADNCNINPGDTVAVWGCGPVGLMAMMSARHLGAERVIGIDRFPERLRMAHSQCRAEVLNYEEVDVAEALQNMTGGRGPDSCIDAVGLEAVGTGIEGVYDSVKQALRLETDRASALRQLTKACRKGGTLSIVGVYSGFIDKFPMGAIFAKGLTLHAGQAHVHKYLPHLLKLVADQQLNPSSIITHRLPLEQAPGAYKTFLNKQDDCIKIVLNPQESTGTARPGSEEAGAA; translated from the coding sequence ATGAGGGCGGTGTGCTGGCACGGCAAACACGACGTGCGGGTGGATGAGGTAGCTGACCCGCAAATCGTCAGCAAGGGGGATGTCATCGTCAAGGTCGCGCTCACCTGTATCTGCGGCTCCGACCTGCACCTGTACAACGGCTACGTCCCCACCATGAAGAAAGGGGACATCATGGGGCACGAGTTCGTCGGCGAGATCGTCGAGGCGGGAAGCGGCGTCACCCGTTTCCATGTCGGCGACCGGGTCATCGTCCCCTTCCCGATCTCGTGCGGCGTCTGCTGGTACTGTAAGCGCGAACTCTGGTCGCTGTGCGATAACTCCAACCCGAACTCCTGGATGCTGGAGCACCTCTACGGCGACACCGGGGGCGGCATCTTCGGCTACTCGCACATGTACGGCGGCTTTTCCGGCGGCCAGGCCGAGTACGTCCGGGTCCCCTTCGCCGACGTCGGGCTGGAAAAGATACCCGACGGGGTCCCCTACGAGCAGGTGGTGCTGTTGACCGACGTCTGCCCGACCGGCTACCAGGCCGCCGACAACTGCAACATCAACCCCGGCGACACCGTCGCCGTCTGGGGGTGCGGCCCGGTGGGGCTCATGGCAATGATGTCGGCACGGCACCTCGGGGCGGAGCGGGTGATCGGCATCGACCGGTTCCCGGAGCGCCTGCGGATGGCCCACTCGCAGTGCAGGGCCGAGGTGCTGAACTACGAGGAGGTGGACGTGGCGGAGGCACTGCAGAACATGACCGGGGGGCGCGGCCCGGACTCCTGCATCGACGCGGTCGGGCTCGAGGCGGTGGGGACCGGCATCGAGGGGGTCTACGACTCGGTGAAGCAGGCGCTCAGGCTGGAAACGGACCGGGCCTCGGCGCTGCGCCAGCTGACCAAGGCGTGCCGCAAGGGGGGTACGCTCTCCATCGTCGGGGTCTACAGCGGCTTCATCGACAAGTTCCCCATGGGCGCCATCTTCGCCAAGGGGCTCACCCTGCACGCCGGGCAGGCACACGTTCACAAGTACCTGCCGCACCTGCTCAAGCTAGTCGCCGACCAGCAGCTGAACCCTTCCTCGATCATCACGCACCGGCTGCCGCTCGAACAGGCCCCGGGTGCGTACAAGACCTTCCTCAACAAGCAGGATGACTGCATCAAGATCGTGCTGAACCCGCAGGAATCGACAGGTACCGCCAGGCCGGGCTCCGAAGAGGCGGGAGCCGCCTGA